Proteins from a genomic interval of Oreochromis aureus strain Israel breed Guangdong linkage group 6, ZZ_aureus, whole genome shotgun sequence:
- the LOC116317049 gene encoding uncharacterized protein LOC116317049: protein MAGLCWLVMVPAFFLSPPNILAAVDQDWLTNIVAAVKNEYELGDSFSVALNIPQNQDPSSLQEILQNDPADRVRGALSQGQVYKGTRVVAATQSQELSHVLQNIQPFIKSSEGNVLVIYSENSPISNDKGITLNIGDITHNWSGYAFVFSNVADVPASDTSQLTQSFKHLEIAKLGLNNIYRCYEPGDDTFQCTSCSSGGDVTPECVANTALSNQEQGTDVETPKPGLGTGLFNDIGTGIETGIGNDIGSKIPPGSGRGKEGQMSKCKGNQRGSFKRRGGSQLRGGGRCKKGSKLRGGGRRKKGSKLRGGGRRRKGSKLRGGGRRKKGSKLRGGGRRKKGSKLRGGGRRKKGSKLRRGGRRKKGSKLRRGGRHRKGSKLRRGGRRRKGSKLRRGGRRRKGSKLRGGGQRRKGSKQGRKQGKGRRGSKSKRRKKSRRGGKRRHG from the coding sequence GTATGAACTAGGTGATTCCTTCAGCGTGGCTTTGAACATCCCACAGAATCAAGATCCAAGCAGTCTCCAAGAAATCCTTCAGAATGACCCAGCAGACAGAGTTAGAGGAGCCCTTTCACAGGGCCAAGTGTACAAAGGCACCAGGGTGGTGGCAGCAACACAGTCACAGGAACTATCACATGTTCTTCAGAACATACAACCATTCATAAAAAGTAGTGAGGGTAACGTTCTCGTCATCtactctgaaaactctccaatTTCAAATGATAAAGGTATCACTTTGAACATTGGTGATATCACTCACAACTGGAGTGGTTATGcgtttgttttttctaatgtAGCTGATGTTCCTGCTTCAGACACGTCTCAGCTGACTCAATCATTTAAGCATCTTGAGATTGCCAAACTTGGGCTTAACAACATATATCGTTGTTATGAACCTGGAGATGATACTTTTCAGTGCACAAGTTGCTCCTCGGGGGGAGATGTTACACCCGAATGTGTTGCAAACACAGCCCTGTCAAATCAAGAACAAGGTACAGATGTAGAAACACCTAAACCAGGCCTTGGCACTGGTCTATTCAATGACATAGGCACTGGTATAGAGACTGGTATAGGCAATGACATAGGCAGTAAGATACCTCCAGGCTCAGGTAGGGGAAAAGAGGGTCAAATGAGCAAGTGCAAAGGAAATCAAAGAGGAAGCTTCAAACGCAGGGGAGGCAGCCAGCTTAGAGGAGGAGGTCGATGTAAAAAAGGAAGCAAGCTTAGAGGAGGTGGCCGGCGTAAAAAAGGAAGCAAGCTTAGAGGAGGAGGTAGACGTAGAAAAGGAAGCAAGCTTAGAGGAGGAGGCAGACGTAAAAAAGGAAGCAAGCTTAGAGGAGGAGGCAGACGTAAAAAAGGAAGCAAGCTTAGAGGAGGTGGCCGGCGTAAAAAAGGAAGCAAGCTTAGACGAGGAGGTAGACGTAAAAAAGGAAGCAAGCTTAGACGAGGAGGTAGACATAGAAAAGGAAGCAAGCTTAGACGAGGAGGTAGACGTAGAAAAGGAAGCAAGCTTAGACGAGGAGGTAGACGTAGAAAAGGAAGCAAGCTTAGAGGAGGAGGCCAACGTAGAAAAGGAAGCAAGCAAGGCAGAAAACAGGGCAAAGGCAGAAGAGGAAGCAAAAGCAAAAGACGCAAGAAGAGTAGAAGAGGTGGCAAACGTAGACATGGTTAA